In Mucilaginibacter auburnensis, the genomic stretch CCATGTGATGGAAGCAACTCAAGTGATGTTTGTTTTAAGCCTTCGGCAAAGTGATCCCGCTTTTGTTGAAAGAAGAAGGGAAGACCCAGATAAACATTTTCGTCGGCTAAATATTGCGCCATACCTGTTTGCATTGCCGAGTTCACACTGAATACATTATACTGATGCACCTTTCTGAACTCGTTCATGAGGTAAGCAGGGGCAAGGCAATACCCAACCTTCCAGCCCGTAACATGAAACAATTTGCCGAAGGATGCCACTATAAAGCTCCGCTCGGCCAGTTGCGGGTAGCGGGCCATGCTGTGGTGAGTAGCTCCATCATATATCAAATGCTCATATACCTCATCGCTTAAAATAAAAATATCACGGTCCTTCACCAAAGCGCTTAGCTCGTCAATATCTTCTTTTTGCAGAATGGTAGCTGTTGGGTTGTGCGGCGAGTTAATAATAATGAGTTTGGTGCGATTGCTCACCAACTTTCTAACCATGCCCCAGTCAATGCGGTAATCGGGTGGTTGCAGTTCCATTGATTTAACCACGCCTCCCATCAGTTTTATGGCAGGGGCGTAGCAATCAAATGCAGGCTCAAAAATTATCACCTCATCATTAGGATGCACCACTGTGCAAATAGCCGTAAAAATAGCTTGTGTGCCACCCGCTGTTACCGTTATTTCCGTCGCGGGATCATATTTAGCACCGTAAAGTTTCTCTGTTTTTAAGGCGATCTGCTCTCTAAGCTGCATTACTCCACCCATAGGAGCATACTGGTTGTGGCCATCAAGCATGGCTTTGTTCACCAGTTCTATCAGTTCGGGTGAGCACTCGTAATCCGGAAATCCCTGCGATAAATTGATGGCGTCCACCTCGGTAGCAAGGGCCGACATGGTAGTAAATATTGTTGTACCTACAGATGGTAATTTAGATGTTATGGTAGTCATGCAATGCTAAAGTAACAAAAAAGCCTTAGCCTGGGCATTTTTTGCATCGCTTCATTTTATTTAACTTAGTACCATGAAGATAAAATTCTGCCTCCCTGTTATACTTTTTGCACTTATTATATCTGCCTGTAACTCCTCAAAAAAAAGCGATGTTCCGGTAGTTGGTTTTATTGATTACCTGGAAGATGCAACGCTATCACAAGCCCGTGTTGGGTTTACAGACGCGCTGAAAAAGAACGGCTTTAGCGAAGATGCCAAAACAGTGAAAATTGAATACAAAAACGCCGAGAACAGTTTGCCAACACTCACCCAGATAGTTAATTATTTTATTTCTGAACCGGTTGACCTTTTGGCTACCTGCACTACTTTATCAACCCTTACATCGGTACAAAAAACCAAAGCCATACCCATTTTTGAAATGGTTTCGCCAACGCCTGAGCGTATGGGGGTTATAGATGCCACCGGAAAAGCTCCGGCCAACCTGTTTGGCGCAATGGAAGACCTGCAATACATTGACACATCTTTCAATATCATTCCGCAACTGCTTAAACCTAAAGGTAAAAAGCTGGTTATCGGCATGATCTATAACCAGGCCGAGCCGCAATCAGAAGATGCCATGAAACACATCAAAGAATTGTCTGATGCAGCAGGTATTACCCTCATCGCACTGCCACTAAATACTTCGGCAGATGCGCAACTGGTTACACAATCGTTGTTGAGCAAAAATATTGACGCTTTTTTTGCCAATCCAGATAATACCGTATTTGCAGCTTTTGAAACGGTTTTGAAAAATTGCAACGCGGCTAATGTGCCTATTTTTACCAGCGAAGCCGGTTTGGTTAAACGTGGCGCGGTTGCCGCCTTTGGCGCCGATATTTACCAATGGGGTTACCAGGCGGGAGAGCAGGCCGCGCAGTTTTTAAAAACCGGCAAAACCGATGGTTTGAAACCCGAAATGGTGAAACTGCGCAAACGTGTGTATAACGCCGAGGCTGCCAAAAAATATAACATTGTGATGCCTGCAAATTTTGAAGCTGTAAAATGAGTTTTTACTTAACAGCACTGTTGCAAGGTTTGTGTTTTGCCGGACTGGCGTTGGGTATTTTTATATCCATGAAGATATTTAAGATACCTGATATTACTACTGATGGGAGCTACACACTTGGCGGTGCGGTTACAGCGGTTATGCTGACCCATAAATTGCCATTTGCGCTGGTGTTGCCTACCGTGTTTGCGGCAGGAGCGGTAGCAGGAGCAATAACCGGTTTTTTGCATACCAAGTTGAAAATAAATGCCTTATTGGCGGGCATATTGGTGATGACAGCGCTGTACTCCATTAATCAATTGGTGATGGGGCGCTCAGATCTGCCGTTAATTAATACGCCCTCATTGTATACTATTTTATTTATTAGCGGCGATGCCAACATCAATACCTTCTGGATATTAGCTTTATTTGTGCTGACAATTATAGCGCTGATAGGTTACCTGCTTAAAACAGACTTTGGTTTGGCTATGCGCGCCACCGGCGACAGCGAAACCATGATCAGGGCATTGGGTGTAAATACCGATACCATGAAAATAATTGGTTTAGCTTTAGCTAACGCGCTTACCGCGGTGAGCGGTTATTTAATGAGCCAGCTGCAAGGTTTTGCAGATATTAATATGGGTATAGGCATTGTGATAATAGGCTTAGGCTCTGTAATTATTGCCGAAACTTTAATAAGCCGCTTCCAAATAACATCTGTTTGGCTGAGTTTGGCGTTGGTGCTTGCCGGAGCTGTGGCTTTTCAACTGGTGTTGGCCTTTACGCTAGATATTGGTGTTGATGCCAAATTGCTTAAGCTGGTTACCGCACTGTTTGTGTTACTGATTGTTAGCTTGCCGCGACTGAATTTTTTTAGTAAACCATTATAAAACCCTATAAAATGAAAATGTTCTACAAAAGCTGCCCTTTGGTATGCCTTGCTGTATTCGCGTTTGTAACGTGCCTGTTTGCAGGTGTGCAGGTGCAGGCCGCTACACGTTACCTGTACAAAATTAAGGTGTACCATTATAAAACCCAGGCGCAGGAAGACAGGTTAGACGCTTACTTTAAAGATGCTTACCTGCCTGCCATGCATCGTGCCGGTGTGAAAAATGTTGGCGTGTTCAAAGTAATTAAGCAGGATAGCCTCGATAAGAAAATTTACGTTTTTGCTCCGTATAAAACTTTTGATGAGTTAGAATCTGTAGATCAGAAATTAACTAATGATAAGCAATACGTAGCAGCCGGTAAGGATTACCTGGAAGCAGCATCGGCCAACACGCCTTATGCTCGTATTGAGACGATAATTTTACGTGCTATGACAGGTGCACCCGAACCGGAAACTCCAAAATTGACAGGACCTAAAAAAGACCGCGTTTACGAACTGCGCAGCTATGAAGGCGCTACCGAGGCTTTGCATCTTAACAAGCTAAAAATGTTTAATGATGGCGATGAAATGGGCATATTTAAGCGCCTTAACTTTAACGCGGTATTTTACGGAGCGGTTGTAGCAGGCAGCAAAATGCCTAACCTGATGTACATGACCACCTTCAACAATCAGCAGGAGAATACCGATAAATGGAAGGTATTTATGAGCGACCCGCAGTTTTCGGCCTTGAGTAAAGATCCGCAATACAAAGGCAACGTATCAAAAAATGAGCGCGTTTATTTGTATCCTACAGATTACTCGGATTATTGATAAAGTGTCTGAGAGCTTACGCTCTTTCAAGCATGCTAAGAAAAAAGTGTTCAGCAAAACTGCTGAACACTTTTTGTATTTGGTAAATTTACTTAGTGTTCTCAAATCTGTCCCATTTGGTGGACCAGATTGGGCGAGTTTGACCGGTTTGGTTCAAAAATGGAGATATTGATTAAATTAAGTGTTGTGCAAGTATTTGATAACCAATATTGATTTGTCCAAATTTTATTATATAAAAAAGTTACTTCGCCTATTGATGTGGTACAGCTTAGTGTACTAACGGCGTTGGAATTTGTACCTGTCGGCATTATTAAAATTAACCGTATAACGTGCGGATAGCCTTACATAAGGGTAGTTTTTAACTACATCGGGAAAGTCTCTGTAATTGCCCTGAAGCGTAAAGTAACCCGACTCGCCAACTACCGAAAGGTTTTTATAGATCTTAACGTCCAACTCGTTTGATACCGCATGCAGATAGTAGTGGGATGGGTCGCCATTTACGGTGCCGAGGTAACCACCGTTATAATGAATACCGAAACAGATCTTATCAGAAAAAGCAATAGTACCACCGCCTGTTACAGAAACTCCCATGCCATAATAATAATCGCGCTTATTGAATATACGAAATGCCGGAACGGCACCAAGCAGTATAGGACCGGCACCTACATTGGTGGTCAGCTTGAACTTTTTAGGCAAATCGAATTCTGAGATCAGGTTAGCTTTAACGCTTTGCCCTCCAAAAAAGAATGCCTGGTTCCTGATGTAGTCATAATTAGCAGAGAGTACCACCACGTGGTTAATTTCTTTATTTGAGCGAATGCGCCATCCCGCCAACGAGCCATAAACACTTATTAGGTTTACTACAGAACTATCATCTTTACCGGCTTCAATATTTACTACTATATTACTGAACGGGGTACGATAACCCTGGTAAGGTGTGCCATATAAGAACTTCATGTGTCCGTACAGCCCATAAATACCACGGTTGTCGGCATTATACCGACGATAGCCCAGGTCAAAATCAGCCAATACTTTTGACGAATCGCGCTCTATGGTATTGCGCGTAGATTTACCCCACTTACCCGTGATAATACGGTTAAAGCCATTCATTGGGCTTACCACAAAAGCAAGCACCTCGCTGGCATTACGCTTGAACCCGCGGCCACGGTTGTTCACGATCATGTTAGACAGGCGGTAGGTCATCTCACCCAATACTATACCACCAAAAGAAGTGTTAATAGCATCATTGATAGAAGGTCGCTCGTTTTCTGCAAGTAGCTCCCAAACCAACGTGCCGGCTACAGTGCCCGGTATAGATTCATAAAAATTATACCCATTTGCCCTGAAAGAGTTGAAATACAAGCTACCATGATACGGGTGACCAAACTGGTTAGTTTGAAAAGGGTCGCGGTCCCATTCCCAGGCGCTCGGCTTAAGATTGCGCCCCATGGTAGAAAGGTTAATGTCGGCGTAATCTTTTTTGGCTATGAACTTATTGTATAAAAACGGGGTAACCAATGCCAGTCCGGTACTTGCAGCAGCTCTGCCAAAGTGTTTTTCGCGGGGAGGTTCTATTGGCGGGCGCTTTCTTTTGGTGCTGTCAACAACTGCCGGTAACTCTAAAACAGGCACGACCTGCGCAAAGGTATCAGCAAACAATAAAACGAACGAGAATGTAAAAAGCAGCTTAAGAACATTAGCTTTAATTGCAGTAGGTCGAAGTAGCGTCATAAAATAACGGCACGGGCTATAACATATTTCCTGACAAATAGGTAAGTAAGTGTTGGTGCCGTGTGTATAAAGGCTAAAGTTTATAAAATGTTTGCACCACATTAATTTTTTGTGATGCAAACATTTGCTACCCGTTATATGCTTCTTGTAGTTTACCCATATCCAACTTGCTCATTTGCATCATGGCGTTCATGGCGCGTTTTGCCCCCTCATTATTAGGCCCCCATAAAACCGTTTCCATCATTTGCGGAACAATTTGCCATGACAGGCCGTACTTGTCTTTTAACCAGCCGCATTGGCTTGGCTGTCCGCCATCAGCGGTAAGTGTATCCCATAGGTAATCAACCTCCGCCTGATCTGCACATTTAACAAAAAAGGATACAGACTCGTTAAACTTAAACATTGGTCCACCATTGAGTACCATAAATTCCTGGCCGTTAATAGTGAAAGATGCTGTTAATAGTTTATCGCCCATTTTGTGCATGCTGCCAATTTTAGCATCTTTAAAAACAGATACATAAAAGTTAATGGCTTCTTCGGCGTTGTTGTCAAACCATAAAAACGGTGTTATTTTTTGCATAGTGTTTGCCTCCCGTAAATTGTTTTAGATGAATATTTGTTGATGTAAAGTTACTTCCCTGTTTATGAAAAGGAGAGGGGCATGTACGACAATGTTGAGGGGAGATCAGGTCAGTTTATCGGGTAGGGTATCGCCGTTAAACATCAATGTTAAAATGTTGATATAAAAAGGCGCTTAAAAATGTAAATAAAATACAAAGTTTATATATTTGCGCTAATTGTACATAATTATAATATGAAGAGTTTAGGACTTGTTTTAACATTTGTTGGTTTAGCCATAATTGCTGGTTGTTTCTTTTTAACTCCTCCTCATGAGTTAAACCCAGCCGATTCAGAAAGCGGTTTAAAAGCAGCAGCAGCGGCTACTTACGGTGGCTTCATTGTTTTCGGTGTAGGTATTGTAATGTACATTTCAAGCCTTCCTTTCGCTAACGAGAAGAAGTAGTTTCTTTAAGATATATTAAGCCATCGTGATCCGCATCGCGGTGTTGCTTGTCTCCCATAATTTGGAATAACAACAAAAAGCTCCCGAAAAATCGGGAGCTTTCTGTTTTATATGATGGCTTGCCGTTACTTATTAACTACATTAACAGGCCGCCCTTTTATAAAAGCGTTTAGGTTACTTACAACAATTTCCAACAAGCGTAAGCGGGCCTCCTTAGTTGCCCATGCAATATGCGGTGTAACCAAACAATTTTTGGCAGATAATAATGGGTTATCAGTTGGAGGCGGCTCAACAGAAAGCACATCAATACCTGCTCCCGCAATAACGCCGTTGTTTAAAGCATCCGCTAAATCCTGATCCACTATAATAGGTCCGCGGGATGTGTTTACCAGCAGAGCGGTCGACTTCATTTTCTTCAAGCTTTCTTTGTTGATCAGGCCTTTCGTTTGCTGAGTAAGCGGACAATGTATGCTCACTACATCTGCCGTTGTTAACAGTTCATCTAAATCAACCCATGCAAAGTTGGCGCGATGCGATTGGTTTCTTTGTGTGCGGCTATGGGCAATTACGTTCATCCCGAATGCTGAAGCGATATCGGCCACACGCTGACCAATTTCGCCAAAACCAATAATGCCGATAGTTTTACCGGCAAGTTCAATTAACGGTGAGTTCCAATAACTAAAATCAGCTGATTTAACCCAGTCGCCTCTTTTAGCAGAATCACTGTGCTTCTGCACATGCAAGGCCATCTCCAGCAAAAAAGCAAAAACCAGTTGCGCTACCGACGCAGTGCTGTATCCGGGCGCATTGCTCACTATAATGCCCCTTTGTTTAGCAGCTTCAATATCAATAATATTATAACCGGTAGCCAAAATGCCTATGTATTTAAGTGCGGGCAACTTATCAATATGCTCTTTCGTAACCTTTGCTTTGTTGGTCAGAATGGCCTCTGCATCTTTAGCGCGTTCCACTACTTGCTCAACAGGGGTTCTGTCATAAATGGTTACATCGCCCATTTGCATCAAACTGTCCCAACTAATATCGCCGGGGTTAAGTGTATAGCCGTCAAGTACTACTATTTTCATTGGTTGATTATTTGTTGCGCAAATTAACGCTTTAATATATCCCACAAAACAAAAAACCTTCTCCGTTTATGGAAGAAGGTTTTTTGTCAGACTAATTTTTGCTTAATTAATATTAAGCGGCACAAATAAGCTGAAGGTAACATTTCGCCCAGGATTGTAAACACCAAAAGTTGGATTGGTTAATGCCAAACGGCCCGGACGAAGGCGGTTCAACGCATCATAGTAACGCCTGTTGGTTAAGTTGTTGCCAGACACGGCTAACTTAAAGGCCTGTTTGCCCATTTTAAAGCCGGCACCTATGCCTGCATTTAGCAATGTATACCCACCTGCCGTAGTTTCAAAAGTTGGGTCAACTCGATTTTGACTGAAAAAGTTGTCCACGCCAACTGATACAAAAAAGCTGTTCAGTCCGTTTACTTTTGGCTCAAAGCGTAAGGTATTCCTGATAGTTCCGGCAGGGATCAACGCCAACGGACGATCAAAAGTTTTGTTCTGCGCGTGGGTGTACGAGAACGTATTGTCAAAGTGCAAAAACTCAGCAGGGTGCAGGTTTAAGCTTCCCTCAACACCATATAAGTTAGCATTTACCTGCCCATAACGGTAAACATCGAAGTTTTTGGTATTACCATCTTCATCGGTCTCGGTGATTTGCTGACCTGGAACTGCCGAGGCGTAGATGTAATTGTTGATATAGTTTTGGGAAACGCCGATACTGCCTGAAATTACTTTTCCGTCAAAATCTAAGGTAGCATCTGCCTGATAGCTGCGCTCAGGTTTCAAGTTGGGATTGCCAATTTCATAGCGTATGGTACCCTCGTGTGCACCGTTTGAACCTAACTCTGCAGGATTAGGTGCGCGGAAGGCAGAGCCTGCGTTGGCTTTAAAAGTTACACCCTCGCTGAACAAGTGGGTAAAGCCCAACGCGCCGCTTACATTGCTGAACCTGTTTTTAAAGCCCGGAAATTTTTCCTCGCCTTCAACAAAAAATTGTTTGCCATCATTATTTATATGGTCAAAGCGTATGCCTGCATTGAAGGTATTTTTATCCCATGATTTTTTGACATAAACAAAAGCCCCTACAGATGTTTGGTCATACTCTGGTATGAGGTACTCATAACCTTTGTTTTTACTGCTTTCGTTAGATGCGCTCAGGCCAATAATAGGCTGCCATCCGTTTGCTTCACCAAGATAATATTTAGCATCAGCCGAGAAGGTATTCAGGTCGAAGAAGAGAGCAGGATCTGCGCTTTCCAATTCCCTGCGTTGGTTTTTTTGATAACCCAGATCCAACTTCAAAGTGTTGTTACCTATAATAAAATTGTTGTTTAAGGCCAGTTTATAATGGCGAATGTCTTGTCGTGGGAAATCCAACTTACGGCCACCTGCAATATCTGTATATAGCTGGTCGCCAGGTTCGGCATCATTAAAGCCAATGTTATTTTTAAAGTAGGAGAAATTTAAATGCGAGTAACCCCACTCTTTATTTAGCCCCAGCATACCACTTAAGCTGGTGTTGTTAAAGCCACTGTTGATATAATAACCCGCTGGAGTTTTAAAGTCGCCTGCGTTTTGGTAAGAACCACGGCCGCGCCATACAAAGCCATTGCTGTTACCACTGAGCATTAACGATGTGTTGGTTAAGCCGTTATTGGTGGCATAGCTACTTAAAAATTCGCCTTTAATTTTTCCCGGAGATGGAACCAGCGGGTCGAGCACGTTGATAACCCCGCCAATAGCATCTGAACCATATAATAATGATGCAGCGCCACGCAGCACCTCAACACGGTCGGCCTGATTTTGGTCCAGTTCAATGCCGTGCTCATCGCCCCATTGTTGACCTTGTTGTTTTACGCCGTTAGATAGCGTAACTACGCGATTATAACTTAAACCGCGGATAACAGGCTTAGATATAGCGCCACCTGTAGTTATTTGGCTCATGCCGGGCACCTGTCTGGCTAATGCATCTATCAGGTTGGTTGAAGAAGTGAGTAACTCTTCCCGCGATACGCTGCTGGCAGAGGTACTGTTACTTTTGTTGCTTGAGGTAATAGGCGTGCCGGTTATAACCACCTCGCGTATTTCAACAATACTGCGCTCTAAAGCAAAGTTAAGGTCTGCGCCGGCTGCCAGATCAACCGTTTTAACCTGCGTTTTATAACCCGAATAGCGGGCCTCAACTACATAACGCCCTTTTGATGGGAGTGAGGTGAAAGAGAATTTGCCGTCGGCATCCGTAGTGGTACTCAGGCGCAGTTGAGCTATAGTAATAACGCCACCGGGAAGTTTCTCACCGGTTTTAACATCTGTTAATGTGCCGCTTATTGAGCCTGCAACTCCGGCAAATAAAAAATATGGGAATATTACAGCTATAAAAAAGCTGAATAATGATTTAAACTTCATTACAAAATTGTTTAACTGATAAAAAGAATAATGATAAATATGCCGGTAAGGCATTGGGGTGTTCAGTTAAACAGTAGGGGGACCGCGGGTGGCAGCCAGCACCAACGAAATGTTTTGGTACGAAGGTGAAGCTGTTTGTTGGTGTTTATAGGCAATGCCATAAATAATGGCATTGGGCAATTCAATATTTAAAAGCGGTGTTGAAGCATGACTGATCTGGCAGATCTTACAACTCTCGTCTGCGCTTGTAGTTGCATGTTTTGATGGAGAAGTTTTAGAAACTACAGCAATGTGGCTGTGGGTTAAAACAATTACCTGCCCCGTGCTAAAACACAGCAGCAAGGTAATTGCTATTAAAATATTTTTCGCCTTCTTTTTCAAAACCTCTGCAAAGATATGTTTTAAAGCTAAAAGCAACAAGTTTGCATTAAGTAAAATTTACAATGTTGCGTTTACGATTTTTTTGCAGTGGCGAAAACTATTATGCCGCCAACCAATAAAATACCGCCGGCATAAGGTGGCCAGCTCACAGTTTTTTCTTTATCTGCAGATATTTCCAGCGGACCTGCATCAACTACTTTTTCTTTTTTGGTGTAAGTAAAACCGGTCCATATCAGCATAACTACGCCGATAACGATCATAATAATTCCAACTGTTCTATTCATGGTGATGTGTTTTTGTTACTACACAACTTGTTTAAATTAGAATTGTTTTTGATCAGGCAGGGCAGGGCGTTCTATCTGGATTGCTTTTCAGGTTCAGGGTAAACAGAAATATTGTGCAGTAAAGACTGTACAAGGTAAGGCGAATGCAAGTGGTATTTTGCGAACGATATTTCGTCGCCTACCTTAACAGTGTAAGCATTTGGCAAGCCCTGCAGTTTTTTAAACATATCTTCATCAGTTTTATCATCACCAATACAAAGTATAAAGTCATAACTATCAGCATCAATTACTTTTTGCGCTGCAACGCCTTTATTTATGCCCTTAATGCGTACCTCGATAACTTTATTGCCGTTTAAAATATTTAGTGGCAATGATGCGGTTAAGTCAACCAGTTGGTCAAACAACTCGTGTGCCCTCAAGCCACCCAAAACCGGATCAGCGTTGCGATAATGCCATGCCAGCGAAAACTCTTTGTGTTCAATGAACGTATCCGGGCATTTGGCTACGTATAAATCCATAATGCGCTCAACTTTGCTCATTAGCTCTTGTATGTCCTCCTTAACGGCATAGTCCCATTTACCGCTTCTGTACCAAAATTTAGCGCCATGCTCGGCAATTAGGCCCACATTTAAGTTGCCCAACCATTGTTGCAGAAATGAACTTGA encodes the following:
- a CDS encoding methionine aminotransferase, with protein sequence MTTITSKLPSVGTTIFTTMSALATEVDAINLSQGFPDYECSPELIELVNKAMLDGHNQYAPMGGVMQLREQIALKTEKLYGAKYDPATEITVTAGGTQAIFTAICTVVHPNDEVIIFEPAFDCYAPAIKLMGGVVKSMELQPPDYRIDWGMVRKLVSNRTKLIIINSPHNPTATILQKEDIDELSALVKDRDIFILSDEVYEHLIYDGATHHSMARYPQLAERSFIVASFGKLFHVTGWKVGYCLAPAYLMNEFRKVHQYNVFSVNSAMQTGMAQYLADENVYLGLPFFFQQKRDHFAEGLKQTSLELLPSHGSYFQLAKYGHLSDESDIDFTLRLTREAGVACIPTSVFYSRCTDHRIIRFCFAKKQETLDNAVNRLINFKL
- a CDS encoding ABC transporter substrate-binding protein → MKIKFCLPVILFALIISACNSSKKSDVPVVGFIDYLEDATLSQARVGFTDALKKNGFSEDAKTVKIEYKNAENSLPTLTQIVNYFISEPVDLLATCTTLSTLTSVQKTKAIPIFEMVSPTPERMGVIDATGKAPANLFGAMEDLQYIDTSFNIIPQLLKPKGKKLVIGMIYNQAEPQSEDAMKHIKELSDAAGITLIALPLNTSADAQLVTQSLLSKNIDAFFANPDNTVFAAFETVLKNCNAANVPIFTSEAGLVKRGAVAAFGADIYQWGYQAGEQAAQFLKTGKTDGLKPEMVKLRKRVYNAEAAKKYNIVMPANFEAVK
- a CDS encoding ABC transporter permease, giving the protein MSFYLTALLQGLCFAGLALGIFISMKIFKIPDITTDGSYTLGGAVTAVMLTHKLPFALVLPTVFAAGAVAGAITGFLHTKLKINALLAGILVMTALYSINQLVMGRSDLPLINTPSLYTILFISGDANINTFWILALFVLTIIALIGYLLKTDFGLAMRATGDSETMIRALGVNTDTMKIIGLALANALTAVSGYLMSQLQGFADINMGIGIVIIGLGSVIIAETLISRFQITSVWLSLALVLAGAVAFQLVLAFTLDIGVDAKLLKLVTALFVLLIVSLPRLNFFSKPL
- a CDS encoding NIPSNAP family protein is translated as MKMFYKSCPLVCLAVFAFVTCLFAGVQVQAATRYLYKIKVYHYKTQAQEDRLDAYFKDAYLPAMHRAGVKNVGVFKVIKQDSLDKKIYVFAPYKTFDELESVDQKLTNDKQYVAAGKDYLEAASANTPYARIETIILRAMTGAPEPETPKLTGPKKDRVYELRSYEGATEALHLNKLKMFNDGDEMGIFKRLNFNAVFYGAVVAGSKMPNLMYMTTFNNQQENTDKWKVFMSDPQFSALSKDPQYKGNVSKNERVYLYPTDYSDY
- a CDS encoding DUF3943 domain-containing protein, producing the protein MTLLRPTAIKANVLKLLFTFSFVLLFADTFAQVVPVLELPAVVDSTKRKRPPIEPPREKHFGRAAASTGLALVTPFLYNKFIAKKDYADINLSTMGRNLKPSAWEWDRDPFQTNQFGHPYHGSLYFNSFRANGYNFYESIPGTVAGTLVWELLAENERPSINDAINTSFGGIVLGEMTYRLSNMIVNNRGRGFKRNASEVLAFVVSPMNGFNRIITGKWGKSTRNTIERDSSKVLADFDLGYRRYNADNRGIYGLYGHMKFLYGTPYQGYRTPFSNIVVNIEAGKDDSSVVNLISVYGSLAGWRIRSNKEINHVVVLSANYDYIRNQAFFFGGQSVKANLISEFDLPKKFKLTTNVGAGPILLGAVPAFRIFNKRDYYYGMGVSVTGGGTIAFSDKICFGIHYNGGYLGTVNGDPSHYYLHAVSNELDVKIYKNLSVVGESGYFTLQGNYRDFPDVVKNYPYVRLSARYTVNFNNADRYKFQRR
- a CDS encoding VOC family protein translates to MQKITPFLWFDNNAEEAINFYVSVFKDAKIGSMHKMGDKLLTASFTINGQEFMVLNGGPMFKFNESVSFFVKCADQAEVDYLWDTLTADGGQPSQCGWLKDKYGLSWQIVPQMMETVLWGPNNEGAKRAMNAMMQMSKLDMGKLQEAYNG
- a CDS encoding D-2-hydroxyacid dehydrogenase translates to MKIVVLDGYTLNPGDISWDSLMQMGDVTIYDRTPVEQVVERAKDAEAILTNKAKVTKEHIDKLPALKYIGILATGYNIIDIEAAKQRGIIVSNAPGYSTASVAQLVFAFLLEMALHVQKHSDSAKRGDWVKSADFSYWNSPLIELAGKTIGIIGFGEIGQRVADIASAFGMNVIAHSRTQRNQSHRANFAWVDLDELLTTADVVSIHCPLTQQTKGLINKESLKKMKSTALLVNTSRGPIIVDQDLADALNNGVIAGAGIDVLSVEPPPTDNPLLSAKNCLVTPHIAWATKEARLRLLEIVVSNLNAFIKGRPVNVVNK
- a CDS encoding TonB-dependent receptor; translated protein: MKFKSLFSFFIAVIFPYFLFAGVAGSISGTLTDVKTGEKLPGGVITIAQLRLSTTTDADGKFSFTSLPSKGRYVVEARYSGYKTQVKTVDLAAGADLNFALERSIVEIREVVITGTPITSSNKSNSTSASSVSREELLTSSTNLIDALARQVPGMSQITTGGAISKPVIRGLSYNRVVTLSNGVKQQGQQWGDEHGIELDQNQADRVEVLRGAASLLYGSDAIGGVINVLDPLVPSPGKIKGEFLSSYATNNGLTNTSLMLSGNSNGFVWRGRGSYQNAGDFKTPAGYYINSGFNNTSLSGMLGLNKEWGYSHLNFSYFKNNIGFNDAEPGDQLYTDIAGGRKLDFPRQDIRHYKLALNNNFIIGNNTLKLDLGYQKNQRRELESADPALFFDLNTFSADAKYYLGEANGWQPIIGLSASNESSKNKGYEYLIPEYDQTSVGAFVYVKKSWDKNTFNAGIRFDHINNDGKQFFVEGEEKFPGFKNRFSNVSGALGFTHLFSEGVTFKANAGSAFRAPNPAELGSNGAHEGTIRYEIGNPNLKPERSYQADATLDFDGKVISGSIGVSQNYINNYIYASAVPGQQITETDEDGNTKNFDVYRYGQVNANLYGVEGSLNLHPAEFLHFDNTFSYTHAQNKTFDRPLALIPAGTIRNTLRFEPKVNGLNSFFVSVGVDNFFSQNRVDPTFETTAGGYTLLNAGIGAGFKMGKQAFKLAVSGNNLTNRRYYDALNRLRPGRLALTNPTFGVYNPGRNVTFSLFVPLNIN